In Drosophila subpulchrella strain 33 F10 #4 breed RU33 chromosome 3R, RU_Dsub_v1.1 Primary Assembly, whole genome shotgun sequence, the following are encoded in one genomic region:
- the LOC119552387 gene encoding uncharacterized protein LOC119552387 yields MQKCYCGAMRSGNAQHQQKLSPDHHTQHHLRGDLRSVTSSSRQSLRPTQFIKRPSIKTQPKFGLGHSSTELANDFSRRNSTATSTSVSHCSSCSCSSSQQRQQSRAKVLRWGWERTGGVDTANKGGTYNTNHYEKYTDNRRLYEQSACVASRQRSQGQGHVHSGDSSPSPRPVQWPSQQSADELQQLQALQHFRLMNASECFSDGRQDELRLQQAYDKLSVSSTDKWNKDRANESRQQEITRSSTPYALRQKLLQLRLQAEERLGRGTGARCAPLGKSCALRYN; encoded by the coding sequence ATGCAGAAATGTTATTGCGGTGCTATGAGATCGGGAAATGCACAGCATCAGCAAAAACTTTCGCCAGATCATCATACGCAGCATCATCTACGTGGCGATCTCAGGTCGGTGACCTCATCATCCAGACAAAGCCTGCGACCCACCCAGTTTATAAAACGTCCCAGCATCAAGACCCAGCCCAAATTTGGCCTAGGACACTCCAGCACCGAGTTGGCCAATGACTTCAGTCGCCGGAACTCCACCGCCACATCCACCTCGGTGAGTCACTGCTCGAGCTGCAGCTGCAGCTCCTCCCAGCAACGGCAGCAGAGCAGGGCCAAGGTTTTGCGCTGGGGCTGGGAACGAACAGGAGGTGTTGACACCGCCAACAAAGGTGGCACTTACAACACGAACCACTATGAAAAGTACACGGACAACCGACGTCTTTATGAGCAGAGCGCATGCGTCGCCAGTCGCCAGAGGAGCCAAGGTCAGGGTCATGTTCACAGCGGCGACTCATCGCCATCACCACGCCCAGTTCAGTGGCCCAGCCAGCAGTCCGCGGATGAGTTGCAGCAACTGCAGGCCCTGCAGCACTTCCGCCTGATGAACGCCAGCGAATGCTTCAGTGATGGCCGCCAGGATGAACTGCGTTTGCAGCAGGCCTACGATAAATTAAGTGTCAGCAGCACGGACAAGTGGAACAAGGATCGGGCTAATGAAAGCAGGCAGCAGGAGATCACCAGGAGCAGCACTCCCTATGCCCTGAGGCAGAAGTTGCTCCAGCTGAGGCTGCAGGCGGAGGAGAGGCTTGGCAGAGGCACGGGCGCCAGGTGCGCTCCATTAGGGAAGAGTTGTGCCTTGAGATACAATTGA
- the LOC119563225 gene encoding iron-sulfur cluster assembly 2 homolog, mitochondrial — protein sequence MAFLLRQVVRTGLQRNLVLMRHASVSASANPELSVQVSESCLKRLREICVNGSFLRVTVEGGGCSGFQYKFDLDKQLNEDDREFGEGQAKVVIDNVSLEYCSGATVDYHSELIRAGFRMVANPLAEQGCSCGSSFSIKL from the exons ATGGCTTTCCTACTGAGACAAGTGGTCAGGACGGGCCTGCAAAG GAATCTTGTACTGATGCGGCACGCATCCGTCTCCGCATCCGCTAATCCCGAACTAAGTGTCCAGGTGAGCGAGAGCTGCCTGAAGCGACTCCGTGAGATCTGCGTGAACGGATCCTTCCTGCGGGTGACCGTCGAAGGAGGCGGCTGCTCCGGCTTCCAGTACAAGTTCGATTTGGACAAGCAGCTCAACGAGGATGACAGGGAGTTTGGCGAGGGCCAGGCCAAGGTGGTGATCGACAACGTCTCACTGGAGTACTGCAGTGGCGCCACCGTGGACTACCACAGCGAGCTCATCCGCGCCGGATTCCGGATGGTGGCCAATCCGCTGGCGGAACAGGGCTGCTCTTGCGGCTCCTCCTTCTCAATCAAATTGTAG
- the LOC119563223 gene encoding protein phosphatase 1 regulatory subunit 21 gives MAEKPVTMEGTVPEAKYQKLATEYSKLRAQATVLKKAVLEEQSKEASLREQLQQYATSLRRTEQEVDSLGFRNKQLESRVSQLQQEISVHEQPKKKDKDPGGRRGLQGNSRPEAEAASDAAQEALIFEELQKKIMENAQLTSLIDDKQRDLLLHTERIASLEQKLEKRIGDQNELEKRLRKEVETLQHRNSELETKLVDAASMLGSEDALSATGSDNTPLHNLQNNSNSNHLTSEDRIVLLEKEAAHWRAQFEVAKLHQAFVSNPSKDLSTCSCSTAAAGVTVRPAEPETKGSQRARDSLQDPPEPPSKEQLIYSVFSKKFEDLMRLKVQAESKLRSYELEVQHLQNCLENATHELKAKDEQLASLGGALQMLEEELTTTRINYEEQISVLTEQVISLSDQLAACK, from the exons ATGGCAGAGAAACCGGTCACCATGGAGGGCACCGTGCCGGAGGCCAAGTACCAGAAACTGGCCACAGAATACTCAAAG CTAAGGGCCCAGGCCACGGTGCTCAAGAAGGCGGTGCTCGAGGAGCAGTCCAAGGAGGCCAGTCTGCGggagcaactgcagcagtATGCCACCTCATTGCGGCGCACGGAGCAGGAGGTGGACTCCCTGGGCTTTCGCAACAAGCAGCTGGAGTCCAGGGTGTCCCAGCTGCAACAGGAAATCTCAGTGCACGAGCAGCCGAAGAAGAAGGACAAGGATCCCGGTGGCAGGCGGGGATTGCAGGGAAACAGCCGGCCGGAAGCGGAGGCAGCATCGGATGCCGCTCAAGAAGCCCTCATCTTCGAGGAACTGCAGAAGAAAATCATGGAGAATGCGCAGCTGACGTCATTG ATTGACGACAAGCAGCGGGATCTCTTGCTGCACACTGAGCGCATTGCCTCTCTGGAACAAAAGCTAGAGAAGCGTATCGGCGACCAAAATGAACTCGAAAAGCGACTCAGGAAGGAGGTGGAAACGCTTCAGCACAGGAATAGCGAGCTGGAAACCAAGCTCGTGGATGCGGCCAGCATG CTGGGCAGCGAGGACGCATTGAGCGCCACCGGCAGCGATAATACTCCACTCCACAATCTTCAGAACAATTCGAACAGCAACCACCTCACTTCCGAGGATCGAATTGTACTGCTCGAAAAGGAGGCGGCACACTGGAGGGCCCAATTTGAGGTGGCCAAGCTGCACCAGGCATTTGTCTCGAACCCCAGCAAGGATCTCAGCACCTGCAGCTGCAGCACGGCGGCGGCGGGCGTTACTGTGCGACCGGCAGAGCCGGAGACCAAGGGCAGCCAGCGGGCGCGGGACTCGCTGCAGGATCCACCCGAGCCACCCAGCAAGGAGCAGCTCATCTACAGTGTGTTCAGCAAGAAGTTCGAGGATCTGATGCGACTCAAAGTGCAGGCGGAATCCAAGCTGCGGTCGTATGAGTTGGAGGTGCAGCACCTGCAAAACTGCCTGGAGAATGCGACGCACGAACTGAAGGCCAAGGATGAGCAGCTGGCCAGCTTGGGAGGAGCCCTGCAAATGCTCGAAGAGGAGTTG ACCACGACGCGTATAAACTACGAGGAACAGATCAGCGTGCTGACGGAGCAGGTCATCAGCCTGAGCGACCAACTGGCCGCCTGCAAATGA
- the LOC119550906 gene encoding protein ENL — protein sequence MAVKVQFEIGHTSKLRSKKTPHPQAFTHDWEIYVQGVNKADISAFVEKVVFVLHESFPKPKRVVKEPPYAIQESGYAGFLLPVEIYFRNRDEPKRIIYQYDLVLQSTGPPQHHVEVKTHIFEAPSEEFRAKMMRGGGVPVFGANIGASSLTRTLSPSVGSGETPPNNEMALVKAKGVPGTISMNVDLGTGKKHKSRNEDPGKSSAFSALFGPPITKGSATTNNLALVPVSKHSPDTKTVAVSGKGSSHEGREKANKDRDKSSSGDKPREKEKKDRHGRDKDRKSSKSGEGKHERDKEKSKKDKTRDKERDREQSSGNTPSAGGPTVATSAAAVAAGALVKHTASPKPGKPNEMGAPSPKKTANDAIANAAAPASRSKERDEHKSGKSETKDKERSSSKKSKKEKKDKDKERDRDREKQRDESKDKRMPKDERSGQSDSPAAGNPQPAQQHLQQSQGASTGKATPTSVGSNSSSSLVSNSGKQKDEGTGKHNEKATESKADKGTSNGSAADTKKSHKHKKKDKSKDKEKERSDRDKDKDKERDKEKPKEREKDKQSLPSVEKQLAAEPSPKTAGASPATEGGAPDKPAVSSSSGSKKEKHKKSKEKSSGKEDKRQRETGDKQAEAKHTGKQQQQSQPQSGQNKAPNNLDLSDVDSAQSAPDLAATNALAAAAAATLQHSDSSNSSFPDLPARGTSQQKPAKGSAGSGKESKPAGKEHKGKSKQNDKNSDKNIEKSEKADKTPDAKMDKSEKAEKDEKKRNRRSSQNSNSGAGAAGGFIEPPVKASKKEQNKAPREKSKSPSLRPPRDTNSTGSGAGAPNAGSGFLPPPSSSPSNNHAAVVTPASLNNNNINSNSNSSHSPADITTPGQLQLPTEYLSELQELHHKIMTLQDNEELQQVVEMIAATGCYELTHKTFDFDLCKLDRSTVQRLQEFLATSVS from the exons ATGGCGGTCAAGGTGCAATTCGAAATTGGCCACACGTCGAAGCTGCGCAGCAAAAAGACCCCGCATCCGCAGGCCTTCACCCACGACTGGGAGATCTACGTGCAGGGCGTCAACAAGGCGGACATCAGTGCCTTTGTCGAAAAGGTGGTCTTTGTGCTGCACGAATCGTTCCCCAAGCCCAAAAGAG TGGTCAAGGAGCCGCCGTATGCCATTCAGGAGTCAGGCTACGCCGGCTTTCTGCTGCCCGTGGAGATCTATTTCCGCAACCGAGACGAGCCCAAGCGCATTATCTACCAGTACGATCTGGTGCTGCAGTCCACTGGTCCGCCGCAGCACCACGTCGAGGTGAAGACGCACATCTTCGAAGCCCCGTCGGAGGAGTTCCGAGCGAAGATGATGCGTGGCGGTGGAGTGCCCGTGTTTGGGGCCAACATCGGTGCCAGCAGTCTCACCCGAACTCTGTCCCCCAGCGTTGGCAGCGGCGAGACGCCGCCCAACAATGAGATGGCTCTGGTCAAAGCCAAAGGCGTGCCTGGTACCATCTCGATGAACGTTGATCTGGGCACCGGCAAGAAGCACAAGTCACGCAATGAGGATCCCGGAAAGAGCAGCGCCTTCTCCGCCCTCTTTGGCCCACCCATCACAAAGGGCAGCGCAACGACGAACAACCTAGCCTTGGTCCCCGTCTCCAAGCACTCGCCAGACACCAAGACCGTGGCTGTCAGCGGCAAGGGAAGCTCCCACGAGGGCAGAGAGAAGGCAAACAAGGATCGCGATAAGTCCAGCAGTGGGGACAAGCCACGGGAAAAGGAAAAGAAGGATCGCCATGGTCGCGACAAAGACCGCAAATCTAGCAAGTCCGGTGAAGGAAAGCATGAGCGGGACAAAGAAAAATCCAAGAAGGACAAAACACGCGACAAGGAGCGTGACCGCGAGCAAAGCTCGGGCAACACGCCCTCCGCTGGCGGTCCCACGGTAGCAACTTCTGCTGCTGCGGTAGCCGCTGGGGCACTGGTTAAGCACACGGCGAGCCCTAAGCCGGGCAAGCCAAACGAAATGGGTGCGCCCAGTCCCAAGAAGACTGCAAATGATGCGATCGCTAATGCGGCTGCACCTGCTTCCCGTTCCAAAGAGCGCGATGAGCACAAGTCGGGCAAGTCCGAAACCAAGGACAAGGAGCGCAGCTCCAGCAAGAAGTCCaaaaaggagaagaaggaCAAGGACAAAGAACGCGATCGAGACCGGGAAAAGCAGCGCGATGAGAGCAAAGACAAGCGAATGCCCAAGGATGAGCGTTCCGGCCAGAGCGACAGTCCGGCAGCCGGAAACCCTCAACCTGCGCAGCAGCATCTGCAGCAATCCCAGGGGGCAAGTACGGGTAAAGCCACGCCCACATCCGtgggcagcaacagcagcagcagcctgGTCTCCAACAGCGGCAAGCAAAAAGATGAGGGCACGGGCAAGCATAACGAGAAGGCCACAGAATCCAAAGCGGATAAGGGCACGAGCAATGGCAGTGCGGCTGATACCAAGAAGTCCCACAAACACAAGAAGAAAGACAAAAGTAAGGACAAAGAAAAGGAACGCAGTGATCGCGATAAGGACAAAGATAAGGAGCGCGACAAGGAGAAGCCGAAAGAAAGAGAAAAAGACAAGCAGTCACTGCCCAGTGTAGAAAAGCAATTAGCGGCCGAGCCATCGCCAAAAACGGCGGGAGCCAGTCCAGCCACCGAGGGAGGGGCGCCAGACAAGCCGGCAGTTAGTAGCAGCAGTGGTAGCAAGAAGGAGAAGCACAAGAAGTCTAAGGAGAAGTCCTCCGGCAAGGAAGACAAGCGTCAGCGGGAGACTGGCGACAAGCAAGCTGAGGCAAAGCACACAggaaaacagcagcagcagtctcAGCCGCAGTCGGGCCAGAACAAGGCTCCCAACAACCTGGATCTTAGTGATGTGGACTCGGCCCAGTCGGCGCCGGATCTGGCCGCCACCAATGCTTtggccgcagcagcagcagccactcTCCAACACTCTGACAGCTCCAACAGCAGCTTTCCGGATTTACCCGCCAGGGGCACCAGCCAACAGAAGCCTGCTAAGGGCAGTGCGGGTTCCGGCAAGGAGTCGAAGCCTGCCGGCAAGGAACACAAGGGCAAGTCCAAGCAGAACGACAAGAACAGCGATAAAAACATTGAAAAGTCGGAAAAAGCCGACAAAACTCCAGACGCCAAGATGGACAAGTCTGAGAAAGCGGAAAAGGATGAAAAGAAGCGCAATCGGAGGAGCTCACAAAACAGTAACAGTGGAGCAGGAGCAGCCGGTGGCTTTATAGAGCCCCCGGTTAAAGCCTCCAAGAAGGAGCAAAACAAGGCACCGCGCGAGAAGTCCAAGTCGCCCTCGTTGCGTCCACCCCGGGATACCAACTCCACGGGGTCAGGAGCCGGGGCCCCTAATGCAGGATCCGGGTTCCTGCCACCGCCATCATCTTCGCCCAGCAACAATCATGCCGCCGTAGTAACGCCAGCTAGCTTAAACAATAACAATATTAATTCTAACAGCAACAGCAGTCATTCGCCCGCTGATATAACGACGCCCGGACAACTTCAACTGCCAACGGAGTATTTAAGTGAACTGCAGGAGCTGCACCACAAGATCATGACCTTGCAGGACAACGAGGAGCTGCAGCAAGTGGTGGAGATGATCGCGGCCACAGGTTGCTACGAGCTCACGCACAAGACGTTCGACTTCGACCTGTGCAAGCTGGACCGCAGCACCGTGCAACGTCTGCAGGAGTTTCTGGCCACCTCGGTGTCGTGA
- the LOC119553331 gene encoding protein takeout, with protein MSKYSILLLLLIAAVAQELNVTAAQDLPEGFPKCKRDANFDKCLVDAVNVAIQQLKAGNKEFGIPPLEPLTVKKLVIDAGNAPINLRQALKNVKVHDMISTSKIQRYRTDLDKHLIICDSRTDRIEMIGDYEMSGRILLLPITGHGKANVTLINTKIEHRLIGEPFEKDGVKYMRLKDYRVAFDPKRVYMNFENLFNDKTLSEGMNRFLNENWETVFNELKVGYAKSFGLIFKELSNKLFEKVPFDNIFLS; from the exons ATGTCAAAATACTCGAtactactgctgctgctgatcgCTGCGGTTGCGCAGGAACTAAATGTAACGGCTGCGCAAGATTTGC CCGAAGGCTTTCCCAAGTGCAAACGGGATGCTAACTTTGACAAATGCCTGGTGGATGCGGTCAATGTGGCGATACAACAGCTAAAAGCTG GCAACAAGGAATTCGGGATCCCGCCCCTCGAGCCGCTGACCGTGAAGAAACTCGTTATAGACGCCGGCAATGCGCCAATAAATCTGCGTCAGGCCTTGAAGAATGTGAAGGTGCACGACATGATCTCCACCAGCAAGATTCAGCGATACAG AACCGACCTGGATAAGCACTTGATTATCTGTGATAGCCGAACGGACCGTATCGAGATGATCGGCGACTACGAGATGTCTGGTCGCATCCTTTTGCTGCCCATCACGGGTCATGGAAAGGCTAATGTCACGCTGATCAATACCAAGATCGAGCATCGTCTGATTGGCGAGCCCTTCGAGAAGGATGGCGTCAAGTACATGCGCCTCAAGGACTACCGGGTGGCTTTTGATCCCAAGAGGGTGTACATGAACTTCGAGAACCTTTTCAACGACAAAACCCTTTCAGAGGGCATGAATCGATTCCTCAACGAAAACTGGGAGACGGTGTTTAACGAGCTGAAGGTGGGATATGCCAAGAGTTTCGGACTCATATTCAAAGAGCTGTCGAACAAACTGTTTGAGAAGGTGCCCTTCGATAATATATTCTTAAGTTAA